One Triticum dicoccoides isolate Atlit2015 ecotype Zavitan chromosome 4B, WEW_v2.0, whole genome shotgun sequence genomic window carries:
- the LOC119294305 gene encoding uncharacterized protein LOC119294305 isoform X1 translates to METLLRRSGQNSAKVPRCPQCGKQFEEKLIINLYAPENMLEGCCSAEEIKAFYEHIFVAVRATCIEIQQWFRERVAQMEIIVNKTVTMAKANVVLMKERLKKMAEQEKMVPKDMIVFMEQNCPQLMICVSCVFSSLPASGMEGGDEIANVEIIVREGPCPHAVEASERGGRGNELNHTVSGLGEEIDGSYRDSSYFGEYNANISNKEANRMLVSANMDASAEGGKCIDVKAPARPTCSICMEPWTSTDEHHICCIPCGHVYGRSCLIRWLRDQLSRNENLKCPQCAEEFKGNLIDLHAPLCQEVHEYYEAKLAEFEASREECMLFAKYHYQYDLLSAQAKFRDELRALIRPEIAEIERVMMEHVAKANGSLVLMKEQIKKMAEEDMATTEHLIGYLEQTCHCPCLFPTLPKLPI, encoded by the exons ATGGAGACGTTGCTGCGTCGTTCTGGCCAGAATAGTGCCAAGGTACCACGA TGCCCGCAGTGTGGCAAACAATTCGAGGAGAAGCTTATTATCAACCTCTATGCACCAGAAAACATGTTGGAGGGTTGCTGCAGTGCTGAG GAAATTAAAGCGTTTTACGAACATATATTTGTTGCAGTAAGGGCGACATGTATTGAGATTCAACAATGGTTTAGAGAACGGGTTGCTCAGATGGAGATAATAGTGAACAAAACGGTGACAATGGCTAAGGCCAACGTGGTATTAATGAAGGAGCGATTGAAGAAGATGGCTGAACAAGAAAAGATGGTGCCAAAGGATATGATAGTGTTCATGGAGCAGAATTGCCCTCAGCTGATGATTTGTGTGTCGTGCGTGTTCTCATCCTTACCAGCATCTGGTATGGAAGGCGGGGACGAGATTGCCAATGTTGAAATTATTGTCAGAGAGGGGCCATGTCCCCATGCTGTGGAAGCTAGTGAACGGGGTGGCAGAGGCAATGAGTTAAATCATACTGTATCTGGTTTGGGCGAGGAGATCGACGGCTCATACAGAGACAGTAGCTACTTTGGCGAATATAATGCGAACATCTCCAACAAAGAAGCAAATAGGATGCTGGTAAGTGCGAACATGGATGCTTCAGCTGAAGGGGGGAAATGCATTGATGTCAAGGCACCAGCACGGCCAACCTGCTCTATCTGCATGGAGCCGTGGACCTCCACGGACGAGCATCACATCTG TTGTATTCCTTGCGGGCATGTCTACGGCAGGTCGTGCTTAATAAGGTGGCTCAGGGATCAGCTTTCAAGGAATGAGAATCTGAAG TGCCCTCAATGTGCGGAAGAATTCAAAGGCAATCTTATCGACCTCCATGCACCATTGTGTCAG GAAGTGCATGAGTATTATGAAGCTAAGTTGGCTGAGTTTGAGGCATCGAGGGAAGAATGTATGCTATTTGCAAAATATCATTATCAGTATGACCTGCTAAGTGCACAAGCGAAGTTTCGGGATGAGCTGCGTGCACTAATTAGACCTGAAATTGCTGAGATTGAAAGAGTGATGATGGAACACGTGGCAAAGGCTAACGGTAGCTTGGTGTTGATGAAGGAGCAGATCAAGAAGATGGCTGAAGAAGACATGGCGACAACGGAGCATCTCATTGGATACTTGGAACAGACTTGCCATTGCCCTTGTCTTTTTCCTACCCTACCCAAGCTACCCATATGA
- the LOC119294305 gene encoding uncharacterized protein LOC119294305 isoform X2, protein METLLRRSGQNSAKCPQCGKQFEEKLIINLYAPENMLEGCCSAEEIKAFYEHIFVAVRATCIEIQQWFRERVAQMEIIVNKTVTMAKANVVLMKERLKKMAEQEKMVPKDMIVFMEQNCPQLMICVSCVFSSLPASGMEGGDEIANVEIIVREGPCPHAVEASERGGRGNELNHTVSGLGEEIDGSYRDSSYFGEYNANISNKEANRMLVSANMDASAEGGKCIDVKAPARPTCSICMEPWTSTDEHHICCIPCGHVYGRSCLIRWLRDQLSRNENLKCPQCAEEFKGNLIDLHAPLCQEVHEYYEAKLAEFEASREECMLFAKYHYQYDLLSAQAKFRDELRALIRPEIAEIERVMMEHVAKANGSLVLMKEQIKKMAEEDMATTEHLIGYLEQTCHCPCLFPTLPKLPI, encoded by the exons ATGGAGACGTTGCTGCGTCGTTCTGGCCAGAATAGTGCCAAG TGCCCGCAGTGTGGCAAACAATTCGAGGAGAAGCTTATTATCAACCTCTATGCACCAGAAAACATGTTGGAGGGTTGCTGCAGTGCTGAG GAAATTAAAGCGTTTTACGAACATATATTTGTTGCAGTAAGGGCGACATGTATTGAGATTCAACAATGGTTTAGAGAACGGGTTGCTCAGATGGAGATAATAGTGAACAAAACGGTGACAATGGCTAAGGCCAACGTGGTATTAATGAAGGAGCGATTGAAGAAGATGGCTGAACAAGAAAAGATGGTGCCAAAGGATATGATAGTGTTCATGGAGCAGAATTGCCCTCAGCTGATGATTTGTGTGTCGTGCGTGTTCTCATCCTTACCAGCATCTGGTATGGAAGGCGGGGACGAGATTGCCAATGTTGAAATTATTGTCAGAGAGGGGCCATGTCCCCATGCTGTGGAAGCTAGTGAACGGGGTGGCAGAGGCAATGAGTTAAATCATACTGTATCTGGTTTGGGCGAGGAGATCGACGGCTCATACAGAGACAGTAGCTACTTTGGCGAATATAATGCGAACATCTCCAACAAAGAAGCAAATAGGATGCTGGTAAGTGCGAACATGGATGCTTCAGCTGAAGGGGGGAAATGCATTGATGTCAAGGCACCAGCACGGCCAACCTGCTCTATCTGCATGGAGCCGTGGACCTCCACGGACGAGCATCACATCTG TTGTATTCCTTGCGGGCATGTCTACGGCAGGTCGTGCTTAATAAGGTGGCTCAGGGATCAGCTTTCAAGGAATGAGAATCTGAAG TGCCCTCAATGTGCGGAAGAATTCAAAGGCAATCTTATCGACCTCCATGCACCATTGTGTCAG GAAGTGCATGAGTATTATGAAGCTAAGTTGGCTGAGTTTGAGGCATCGAGGGAAGAATGTATGCTATTTGCAAAATATCATTATCAGTATGACCTGCTAAGTGCACAAGCGAAGTTTCGGGATGAGCTGCGTGCACTAATTAGACCTGAAATTGCTGAGATTGAAAGAGTGATGATGGAACACGTGGCAAAGGCTAACGGTAGCTTGGTGTTGATGAAGGAGCAGATCAAGAAGATGGCTGAAGAAGACATGGCGACAACGGAGCATCTCATTGGATACTTGGAACAGACTTGCCATTGCCCTTGTCTTTTTCCTACCCTACCCAAGCTACCCATATGA